CTGGGTTGATAACTATAAACGACATGCGTCGGGTTAGATGGTCATTTTGCCCAAATTATCGTTAAGAAGCATTGTggtcaatttaattaatttttattggtTTCATTAATCATTAATTAATGGGAGAGCATTTCTTGAACAACCgactaattttgtttttaactttAGCAGTGATAGGAGAAAATGTAAGGTGTACAAAACTTACAGGTGAGCACAAATTATAACACCAGAAGAGGTTAAAGAGCAGAGACAACAGAACAGGCCAAACTGGGTGGGGCCCTTGGGCCcactaaataaatttatattctCGTTACGGCAGTTGGGGTCACGAAAGATGATTCCAAAAATAGTTATATACAGTTTTGCTTTGTTGTAGTAGTTtagaataattatttttttaaaaaaaagttctgAATTTAAGCGTGAATTTAATATACTATCGTCCTTTTTAATAAGAAagatttaaataataataataataacaaccACAACAATCgtattttctatgtttttaaAGTTACTTATTGTTACATAGTGTAACGAAGATATTTTTGCTATGGTGGAACGCGCAGGCTTTCCAAGCTGCGTGGGCTGCTGCTTGTAAAGTTGAGGCATCACAGATCATTGTTCCGGCCGCATACAAGTTCCTTGTGGGGCCCATCTCCTTCTCTGGCCCATACTGCCAACCAAACATCCTATTTCAGGTAAAAATGGATTAATGACTCCACCCGTATGGACGACTGTTGTTAGCATTTATCTAATTATCATTTCCGTTAAGACTGATGAGACGAATTATTAATTTCTCAGTTGGATGGCACAATCATAGCTCCAACAGACTCCAAATCCTGGGGTAAAGGTCTGCTGCAGTGGCTTGAATTTACAAAGCTGAGAGGAATAACAGTTCAAGGGAAGGGTTTAATTGATGGAAGAGGCTCATCTTGGTGGCAGGACACTCCCTATGGAGACCCTATAGATGATGATTTCAAGCTCATTGTGCCACTAAACAGCACAGCCCAACAACACCCGCCAATGCCGGTACTAAAACTAAACTTAAGATTGTCCATTCTAATTTATGCATTAAATCTCTTTGATCATCCATCTTAAAACTGATCATCATTCTGTGGCTCAAATTCTGCGGCAGATAAGAAGCGAGCTGAGTGGGAAAATGCCAAGCATCAAACCCACGGTAAGGACCACTTGGGTGTCAGAAACTTGAAGCTGATATGATCTTTGAGTCTTGACCATGCAGCTTCAGTAAcataattgttgtattttttgtgtggattTTTCACAGGCACTGAGGTTTTATGGAAGTTTTAATGTGACAGTCACGGGGATAACAATTCAGAATAGTCCCCAATGCCACCTCAAGTTTGACAACTGCGCGGGAGTGTTGGTCCATGACATGAGCGTCTCGTCCCCCGGCAACAGCCCCAACACAGATGGAATTCACCTGCAAAACTCCAAACAAGTGCTCATCCACACCACCAATCTTGCTTGTGGTAACTACAATCCTTACTCTATAATATCTAGTCTCGGCAGTGCAATGTATCGGACTCTTATTAATACTTTGTTAATTAGATCTTGATACGTTAAATACATAAGTAAAACCTGCAGAATTATGGTGTTTGCTAGTAGATGATTTGAGAAATTTCATGTTCAATCTTATCCCGCCTGCAGCCTTATGCATTGGTTGGCATCTATCAACAATCCCTTACCACTAGGAGTTTGACACATGGCAACAGGCAATCTACTACATTCCAAGAATTATAGCCAACCTATTATATGATGATGCATTTCACACCCTTAAAACATCAGCGCGCTATCCAATGTAGGATTAGGTTTCAAACCCCACTGACAACTCTTGTTCTGTAGTACCCCTGAGCCTCAAATcaatattttgtcttcatcAGATGTTAGAACTACTACCAAATTCCCCTGCCCTTCTGTCGAGTTCAGCTTAAATAGTGGACCACATACAACAAAGAAGAGATAAGAAATTCACATGTTTCAAGTAGAGCACTTCACATCACACTTTTGAGCAGTAATATTGATCATTCGTATAAACCTAACTATAAACTGAAATTTGCACATAAACGTTGCAGACAACACATGAAATAGGCACCAATCTGAAGGCAAAGTCAATTAGTATAACATGGATAAAAATGATGATCATAAGACAGGTTTACTCGTCAAGTATAACTAAGCTAAAGGCTCTTACATTCTAAATTATTTGTGCAGGCGATGACTGTATTTCCATACAAACGGGGTGCTCAGATGTGTACGTACACAATGTGAATTGTGGACCTGGGCATGGAATCAGCATCGGAAGTTTAGGAAGAGATAACACCAAAGCCTGTGTCTCAAACATCACCGTTCGAGACATCATCATGCACAACACGATGAATGGTGTCAGAGTCAAGACATGGCAGGTATGGATACCATCTGCAATTCCTACATGATTTTGGAACTTACCAAGTAATGAAATAAGACTGGTCCAGAATATGGTAAATGAGCCATGACAAAATAGCATCCATAGCCAAGTACAACACTTCTATTTTTAAGCAGAGCCAAGATTTAAACCCTTCATGGCTTGTTGAATGCCTCATTCAGGAACTAAACATACAAgtcaataaaaatttaaagggGTTTTAAAACCTCCTGATTATGAGTCATTTTAGACTTTCACATTTCAAACATAGAACTCTCTTCTACATAAAGGTTTTCAGAATTCAAAATAGTcttaagagaaagaagaaaacggAGATACTGTTTGATTTCTACcaagaataaaataatcaaatgtTACAATCTCAGTAATCCATGCACCTCCAGCTAGATCCCAATGCTAAAAATGAGTCAGTCGACTCTTAAAGAATTGTGTTCTTTATGAACTAAATATTGGTTCTTCCAACACCTCAAATTAGTTACTAATGCTTGACAatttacctttttattttacatataCCTGATTCAATTCTAAATCTGCAGGGTGGATCAGGCTCTGTTCAGGGAGTGCTGTTCTCAAACATTCAAGTTTCTGAAGTTCAACTTCCTATTGTGATTGACCAATTCTATTGTGACAAAAGCCAATGCAAAAACCAAACTTCCGCTGTGGCTCTATCGGGGATCACCTATGAGAGAATAAGAGGGACATACACCGTAAAACCTGTACACTTTGCCTGTAGTGACAGCCTACCCTGTGTAGACGTAACACTAAATGGCATAGAGCTGAAGCCAGTGCAAGAGCAGTATCACATGTATGAACCCTTCTGCTGGCAGACGTTCGGAGAGTTAAGAACCCCAACTGTCCCACCCATTGCTTGCTTACAGATTGGCAAGCCATCAAGCAACCGAGTGAATTCAGATCATGATGTATGTTGAGATCATTTTAGTactaagtatatatatatttatataagatGATGATGGTGCATTCGCTTTGTGTGGTCGGCATGATTTCCTGACCCCTTTCACACCATCAGTTTGTTTGCTCTATAGTGTGTATAATTTGGCAGTCCTAGTTTACAGGAATTCTTCTTTATAAGAGGCTTACATTTATTTCCCATTGTGATTACAAGAGAACATACGAGGAGGAAGGCGTGTTCTGGAACAATTTCTATATAAATCATGTATGACATTTtcatcaaaaaataataaatacagAACTTGCATCAATTGCCTACAGCTCAAAAAGCAAGCAAATTCAATAAGCACCATAATAGTTGTAAACTAAGAAAgaagaaacccaaaagaaaattcattctAAAGATTTAAGCTTTAACAAATTAGGGACTGAAATCTAATCCAAAGCAGCAATTAAGAAAGCAACAAAGTTATTgattcatttcattttataattagCACAATGGAAGCATCAGAAACCCATCAATGCAAGTTCACAATTTGTTTCACCTCATGATCCgaacaaaattttcacatGAAGTTTGAAAACGTACCGTTTTCGTCTTTTCCCGGGATTCCGATTTCTGAAATCTGAATGCACACACCCTGcttgcaaattgcaattggTTCCAATTTTAGGTCGTGGAGCACCAAAACGACGCCGCATTCTCTACCAGGTTTAGTGAACAACATCCAAAACGCACCGTTCTAGTGTTCGCGCCTTATCTTCTTTATCCAATCCAAAAGGCTCATCTTCAACCTCTCCCTAGTCTCCAAGTCCTGAACTTTACTCAACAACAGCTCCAATTCCAAAGTGTGATCTTTTCTCAGTTTTCCATCAATGGCTGAAAGTTCAGAGAAGAACCTCATGACCACCATGACTAGGAGAGTGGCCTCCATCGCTAACCATCTCAGACCTGTCCATTCACCTCCCAACTGCATCTCAATTTCTCTATCCAATGCTTCCATGAACGACACCTACCACCGGACTCACGGCGAAGTCTCCACCCACCAAATTGTTTGGGAAAATGTTCGTGACGATTCCTCCGAGGCCTTCACCGACATTGTCTACGAGAAGGCCGTCGGCGAAGCCATAGCAAAGGTCAGGCTCCTGAGGTtggttttgattaattaatactaattacTGATTAGTTTGATATGGAGATTATGAGATTTGATATGTCACTAAATCTcgcgttttttgtttgtagatTACGATTAATAGGCCGGAGAGAAGAAATGCGTTCCGGCCTCAGACAGTTAAGGAGCTCATTCGCGCGTTTAACGATGCCAGGGACGATGGTTCCATAGGCGTCATCATTCTTACTGGGAAGGTACCTCCTTCACGTCAAAACTTAAGTAAGGAAATGCATTATGGATGTAAAAGGagataatattttttggggtttgattATGCTGTATGTAGCTAATAATTTGATGCACATATGTCAATTTTGcactttgttttgttggtaattttgatatatttagGGAACCAAGGCATTCTGTAGTGGGGGTGATCAGGCTTTGAGAGGCAAAGATGGTTATGCGGATTATGAAGATTTTGGTCGTCTTAATGTTCTAGATTTGCAGgtaaaagaaatattttggACCTTTTAAGTTTAGGCAGTGAACTAGCATTTGTTCTTCCGCTATATAAATCATCTCAATTTGCTATGTTTAGGTCCAGATTCGTCGTCTTCCGAAACCAGTAATAGCCATGGTATGCCCTTTTCAACCCACATTGCAAGTTTAGGgctttgttgttgttggacaGTTGGGGAGCTGTGAAGCAAAAATATTGCTGGTTGTCGAAAACTTTGCCAGCACCCCAAATTAGTGAACTACATCATTAACCCTTGTTTGTATTAAATGGGTTATCAGGTGGCAGGTTATGCTGTTGGGGGAGGGCATATATTGCACATGGTCTGTGATCTTACCATCGCAGCAGACAATGCTATTTTTGGCCAAACTGGTCCTAAGGTACTCACTTTATCATGTCCCTTAAATCTGGTTTTTCACAAGTAAAGTTTTGGTCAGGGTGCTACAGGAACTGATTGAACTTGGCATACTTGCTTTTTGATCACCATCAATCTTTCATCAGTCCTTTCATCTTCAATCTAGAGAATGGGTAAGAGCAGCATGCTAACAGCATATAAAACCTCCCCAACTTGTACATTTGGCAGGTTGGAAGCTTCGACGCTGGTTATGGGAGTTCCATCATGTCCCGTTTGGTAAGCATTGAAGTTGACTTCTGCTCTGAAATTACTTGTGTCAAATTACTTTAACTTGATATGCGGCGGAGTTCCTTTAATGAATGGTTTTGGTCAATCAGGTTGGGCCTAAAAAAGCACGGGAAATGTGGTTTCTGACAAGGTTTTACACAGCTGTTGAAGTTGAGAAAATGGGACTTGTTAACACTGTTGTACCGGTAAGTTCACTCTCAATGTGACGGAACCTGATTGTTGATAGTGTATGTCTTTTGTACTATGAATTTGAATGTACATGGCATCTTCCCGGAAAGTTAGCCTTATTTCATAAGAGATAAAGCAAATATAATGTTCATTTTCAATCGAAGTTTGTAACTCTGTACATGATAGCATTTTCACTGTTTTATACTACTATCCAGCTAGAGAGTTTGGAGCAAGAAACGGTTAAATGGTGTAGAGAAATCCTAAGAAACAGCCCGACTGCAATTCGAGTGCTGAAATCAGCTCTTAATGCAGTTGACGATGGTCATGCTGGACTGCAGGTACCTTCTATTATATTATCTAATATCTATCATACAACATGTAGTTTATATATGCATGGGTTTAACTGCTTCTGCTTGGCCAATATTTCCAATGTAGCAACTTGCTGGAGATGCCACGCTCTTATTCTATGGCACTGAGGAAGGTAACGAGGGGAAGACAGCATATATGCAACGTAGACGTCCAGATTTCTCAGAGTTTCCCAGGAGACCTTAATATCGAGCACTTTCCTTGTCATGGTTTTATTATAACTTCGGATAGCTTGCTCATTTGACCCTTTTTGGATGAATGGTTAGCTGTGTGAGAGGAGAATTGAAATCAATGCCCTCCCCCACCCCCACTTCCCCTCTTCTTTATGATTTATGGCTTATTTCAATTGCAAGTTACTTTGTCATATAATAAAAGGGGAGACAATAACTCTTTGATAGTTTGAGTTTCTTCAACTTTCAAACGAATTCTAGCTAAAATGGTTAAGAGTAATTATTCATGCACATGAGATCCTGGATTAAATCTTCCGAAATATTGCTCGtattaaaatacaataagATTCAATTTTTGCACTAAGTTTCttagttgaaaaaaaaaatcatatataactcaaaaaaaatcagataaaaaTATATCTGTTGTTTCGTAGGGAGAGTGAATCATATAAATccatagaaagaaaaagaaaaaaaaagaaaaaagaaaagttcatGAACTTCGGAATTATTGAGTGCATCATATTGGGCTTTTGCCTGCCAGCTTAAAAAAGAAGCCCAGTCCAGTACGTTAACGACCCAAAACTCCTACCCGCTTCACGCTGACGTGGTAGCCTCCTTTCTCCAATCGTCCTTCAGTCCCCTGCTCCCTCAAAGCAAAATTCCTTTCAGTTTGCATTGCTCTACGCGACCTTGATTCAGAAACTTCTAAATTACGTTATTGACCTAACTCTAACTCCTTTTTCTCGCCAATTCGAATCCGGAAACCCTAATTATGAGAAAACAAATATCCTAAACCCTAGAAGAAATGAGCGGGAATGAGTTCCGTTTCTTTTTGTCCTGCGATATCAATCTCCCAGTAACCTTTCGGATCGAGAGGTTAGAAGGAACCTTGCGTCCGCCCAAGTCCCCTAGCTCTGGTACTTTCTATCTCAATTTTCCGTTTGGTTCCCGAGAAACTGTATCATTCAATCATTACTCTTCAATTCAGTTTTCTTTCTGCACTGCAGATGTTGATCCCACTTCCACAACAGAGGAGAGAAGAGCTGAGCTGTATGTGGAGTGCGCATTATACATTGATGGTGCTCCGTTTGGCCTTCCCACTAGGACCAGGTTTCTCCCCTAAACTTGTTTCTTCTACTTCAATTATATCAATGCTGTTATTagggattttgaattttatttcttctgttAGGTTGGAATCTTCAGGACCATTATATTGTTGGAACGAGCTCATCACTCTGAGTACTAAGTATCGAGACTTAACTGGTCATTCACAACTTGCTTTAACAGTATGTTAGCTGTTTCACTTCACATTTTAAACAATTAGGGCCAGGGCTTCAAGGCCAATTATCAATTTTCTATAACATCTGgcatattaattaataattatgtttttttcccctttggTTTCTCTACTTACTTCACTTATTGGAAATATAGGTTTGGGATGTTTCATGCGGGAAGGATGAAGGGTTGGTTGGTGGTGCTACGATTCTTCTGTTTAATAGCAAAAAGCAACTCAAAACAGGGAAGCAGAAGCTGAGACTTTGGCAAGGAAAAGTAGCAGATGGGTCATTTCCTACTTCTACTCCTGGAAAGGTTTCTGATTACTTCCTTTGCAGAAGTTATTGAAATGGAACTTAGCTTTTTGCTTTGATGGTTTCTAAAGTGGTTTACGTTTTATTTTCCTGTAGGTTCCCAGGCATGAGCGTGGGGAGTTGGAACGTTTGGAGAAGCTTGTGAATAGGTATGAGAGGGGGCAGATCCAGTGTGTTGATTGGCTGGATCGCCTAGCTTTTAAAGCAATGGAGAGAATAAAGGAACGTGAAAGCTCTAGAAATGGAAGTTTGCATTTATACCTGGTTGTTGATTTCTGTAGTTTTGAGCATCGTGTTGTTTTCCAGGTAATCCAATCTGCGACAAGTCTTAAGTTATCAAAGTTACCTATCAGCTGATATTTAACTAGATCCATTtcgttagttttttttataagtctaatattttcttaccagtaatatgttttctcattaAGAGTGCCTTAGGTTTTGACATTAATGTGCTTGTTATTATGTTGGTGGTATTTTTCTACTAGTTTAGGTTCCTTATTGATGGTTAATTTCCATAGCAGTAACCTTCATTTATTGGAATGTAGGAATCAGGGGCAAATTTCTTATTACCTTCCCCTATTGCTTCAACAAATGATATTGTTACTGTCTGGGACCCAGAAGTAGGAAAGATAAATCCGTCAGAGCACAAGCAACTAAAACTTGCAAGGAGTTTAACCCGTGGTATCATTGACAGGGATCTTAAACCAAGCTCCAACGAGAGAAAGTAAGCTTGAAATTTACTCTGAAGATTCATATGTTGGCTAAAAGTTTTTTCATAATCTTTATTGTCACAATTACTTTCAAAATGCTCATGTACTGCTGATTAATGGACTGGAGTTGTGTTCTACTTTTATGGTATCCACTGTAAATATGCAGATGTGTctcatttgggtttttttgtttgtttttgttttttgttttttgtttgtttgtagttTAATGGCTGAATTATTTCTCATTTCATTTTGTGTCCACTTTTCTGTGTGGTTTTTTTATGatataaaatttcttaaatttatcctttaaaaaaattatcatttcattttgttgtCGTCTTATAGATGGACCAGTCTTCTTAATTTagccatattttttttctttcaacatCACTGCTATATGTTCTTTTGgttgatttgttttctaatAAGTTGGAGGTTTATCATTTTTTGCCTGCTTTTTCCTGTAAGGTCAATACAAAGGATTTTAAAATACCCGCCAACAAGGACTTTGAGTGGCGATGAGAGGCAGCTCCTGTGGAAATTTCGTTTCTCATTGATGTCTGAGAAGAGGGCCCTCACGAAGTTCCTCAGATGCGTTGAATGGAGTGATGTTCAGGTCTGCATTTCTATCTTCTCCTTCCTGCTCAGCATCCTCCTTTCTTAACCATTAGTTTATGTGCCATATTACTAGTGCATCacagttttatttaatttttataatagtATATTTAGTACTTATTTTTCCAGCTTATTCTATTGCTTATATATGACAAGGAGCTTGATATTTAATCCTAGGCCTTTGGTTTAATTCTGTTTCATCACCAGTAAGCTGCAGGCCAGCTGCCGGTTAGGATTATTGTAACTTTGGCAATGTGCATGGTGCTGCACTGAAATATCAATTCTTTTTTACATAAGAAATTAGTTTCTATGCGGATCTTTTGTTGATATCTATAGTTGATCAATACCAGATTTAGTATTTTCCATGCTATCTTTTATTGATGAATACCAGATTTCAAGATGTCCATTTTCATTCGTTTGCAGGAAGCAAAACAAGCATTAGAACTGATGGGAAAATGGGAAATGATTGATGTCTGTGATGCATTGGAGCTGCTATCTCCTGTTTTTGAAAGTGAAGAGGtgggtgtgtgtgtgaaacATCTGAGCTGCTGTTACATGTCCTCTGTCACGTAAAACTGTTGCATGGAGGACTTCTTTTTACTTCCTACTCTTGTTAAAATCAAGTTCAAAATCCTGATAACTAGGACTTGAA
The window above is part of the Prunus dulcis chromosome 1, ALMONDv2, whole genome shotgun sequence genome. Proteins encoded here:
- the LOC117616781 gene encoding 1,4-dihydroxy-2-naphthoyl-CoA synthase, peroxisomal isoform X1, whose amino-acid sequence is MAESSEKNLMTTMTRRVASIANHLRPVHSPPNCISISLSNASMNDTYHRTHGEVSTHQIVWENVRDDSSEAFTDIVYEKAVGEAIAKITINRPERRNAFRPQTVKELIRAFNDARDDGSIGVIILTGKGTKAFCSGGDQALRGKDGYADYEDFGRLNVLDLQVQIRRLPKPVIAMVAGYAVGGGHILHMVCDLTIAADNAIFGQTGPKVGSFDAGYGSSIMSRLVGPKKAREMWFLTRFYTAVEVEKMGLVNTVVPLESLEQETVKWCREILRNSPTAIRVLKSALNAVDDGHAGLQQLAGDATLLFYGTEEGNEGKTAYMQRRRPDFSEFPRRP
- the LOC117616781 gene encoding 1,4-dihydroxy-2-naphthoyl-CoA synthase, peroxisomal isoform X2: MAESSEKNLMTTMTRRVASIANHLRPVHSPPNCISISLSNASMNDTYHRTHGEVSTHQIVWENVRDDSSEAFTDIVYEKAVGEAIAKITINRPERRNAFRPQTVKELIRAFNDARDDGSIGVIILTGKAFCSGGDQALRGKDGYADYEDFGRLNVLDLQVQIRRLPKPVIAMVAGYAVGGGHILHMVCDLTIAADNAIFGQTGPKVGSFDAGYGSSIMSRLVGPKKAREMWFLTRFYTAVEVEKMGLVNTVVPLESLEQETVKWCREILRNSPTAIRVLKSALNAVDDGHAGLQQLAGDATLLFYGTEEGNEGKTAYMQRRRPDFSEFPRRP
- the LOC117616779 gene encoding polygalacturonase At1g48100-like, giving the protein MREISFRSLTFMLLIALLVWSSNFEACMARRGRHWRQSRAASASSVSKKKGKSSHGGGSSHHNSGGSSGSKPKSPSHNKAPSPSHNKAPSPSHNKAPSPPHNKAPSPPQLPKPRDDTPPSTPHKGSSSFNVLDFGAKGDGSTDDTKAFQAAWAAACKVEASQIIVPAAYKFLVGPISFSGPYCQPNILFQLDGTIIAPTDSKSWGKGLLQWLEFTKLRGITVQGKGLIDGRGSSWWQDTPYGDPIDDDFKLIVPLNSTAQQHPPMPIRSELSGKMPSIKPTALRFYGSFNVTVTGITIQNSPQCHLKFDNCAGVLVHDMSVSSPGNSPNTDGIHLQNSKQVLIHTTNLACGDDCISIQTGCSDVYVHNVNCGPGHGISIGSLGRDNTKACVSNITVRDIIMHNTMNGVRVKTWQGGSGSVQGVLFSNIQVSEVQLPIVIDQFYCDKSQCKNQTSAVALSGITYERIRGTYTVKPVHFACSDSLPCVDVTLNGIELKPVQEQYHMYEPFCWQTFGELRTPTVPPIACLQIGKPSSNRVNSDHDVC